Proteins found in one Anopheles aquasalis chromosome 3, idAnoAquaMG_Q_19, whole genome shotgun sequence genomic segment:
- the LOC126577492 gene encoding uncharacterized protein LOC126577492 → MSRNPPVLYLLVVLSVALTVKGENFWNSNCEIIKNQLTNINNQIDQQTSYYQLRTFDRHTTTSERLRDFLYTIKSWQQNFDQSINRMQTLLHTKQQELTIPREYYERLTDSFEKVFRKLDERNALQQNDLSVRLNEIEILQQQKQTAIQELQSLNDNKTTVKKELEAMNVIISELTTDKQKLEAKINGNPPAVRG, encoded by the coding sequence ATGTCACGAAATCCGCCAGTGCTCTACCTGTTAGTTGTGCTTTCGGTCGCGCTTACTGTAAAGGGAGAAAACTTTTGGAATAGTAACtgcgaaataataaaaaaccaGTTGACAAATATCAATAACCAGATCGACCAGCAAACGAGCTACTACCAGCTGCGAACGTTCGATCGCCATACAACCACATCCGAGCGTCTCCGCGATTTTCTGTATACCATCAAGAGCTGGCAGCAGAACTTTGATCAGAGCATCAATAGAATGCAAACCCTTCTCCATACCAAACAACAAGAGCTCACCATACCACGCGAGTACTATGAGCGCTTAACGGATAGTTTCGAAAAAGTGTTCCGGAAACTGGATGAGCGAAATGCACTCCAACAGAACGACCTGAGCGTGCGGCtcaatgaaattgaaatcttgcagcaacaaaaacaaaccgccATACAGGAACTGCAATCTCTGAATGACAATAAAACCACGGTGAAAAAGGAGCTAGAAGCAATGAACGTAATCATTTCGGAGCTCACAACGGATAAACAAAAACTGGAAGCGAAAATCAACGGTAACCCTCCAGCAGTTCGTGGATAG